A portion of the Ferrimonas lipolytica genome contains these proteins:
- a CDS encoding cytochrome c oxidase assembly protein: MAEHKRLLTTLLLVVVGMFGFGFALVPLYDVFCEITGINGKTSNTAVAAATVVDSQRTVTVEFITYVRKDMPWQFEPVVERIEVHPGETTQVAFTATNNSGRDTIGQAIPSVSPGQGALYFSKIECFCFNHQPLPAGETAEMGLVFFVDPELPESIQTLTLSYTLYNITDSVTERG, encoded by the coding sequence ATGGCTGAGCACAAGCGTTTGCTCACGACCCTACTGCTAGTGGTGGTTGGTATGTTTGGCTTTGGTTTTGCTTTGGTGCCGTTGTATGACGTGTTTTGTGAAATTACCGGCATCAATGGCAAGACCAGTAATACCGCTGTAGCAGCGGCCACTGTTGTCGATAGCCAACGAACCGTTACGGTTGAATTTATTACCTACGTGCGCAAAGACATGCCATGGCAATTTGAGCCGGTGGTTGAACGAATTGAGGTTCACCCTGGTGAAACCACTCAGGTCGCCTTTACCGCGACCAACAACTCGGGGCGAGACACCATTGGCCAAGCCATACCCTCGGTTAGTCCGGGCCAAGGCGCGCTCTACTTTTCTAAAATCGAATGCTTTTGTTTCAATCATCAACCGCTGCCAGCCGGAGAAACAGCGGAGATGGGCTTGGTGTTCTTTGTTGATCCAGAGCTGCCCGAGTCCATACAAACCCTGACCCTATCTTACACGCTCTACAACATCACCGACTCGGTGACCGAGCGTGGCTAA
- a CDS encoding cytochrome c oxidase subunit 3 has protein sequence MSQQYQRYYVPAQSPWPIVGAVALFMIAVGAGNYVISLPEGGGYGGYLLLAGVAVLIYMLVGWFRNVIDESMSGMYSGQMDRSFKQGMAWFIFSEVMFFAAFFGALFYTRMIAIPWLGGASNNLMTNEVLWPTFEAVWPLLTTPDGTTTEAMGWQGLPLYNTIILVISSVTLHIAHTGLEQEKRKQLTAWLGLTILLGIGFLTLQVEEYIHAYREMGLMLNSGVYGNTFFLLTGFHGLHVTLGTVMLIVMFFRVLKGHFTPQNHFAFQASSWYWHFVDVVWLCLFVFVYVL, from the coding sequence ATGAGTCAACAGTATCAACGCTATTACGTTCCTGCTCAAAGCCCATGGCCTATTGTCGGCGCGGTGGCGCTATTTATGATTGCCGTTGGTGCGGGTAACTACGTTATCAGCTTACCGGAAGGCGGTGGCTACGGTGGTTACCTGCTGCTTGCAGGAGTTGCCGTGCTTATCTACATGTTGGTTGGTTGGTTCCGTAATGTTATCGATGAGTCGATGTCTGGTATGTATTCCGGCCAGATGGACCGTTCCTTTAAGCAGGGCATGGCGTGGTTTATCTTCTCTGAGGTGATGTTTTTTGCCGCCTTTTTTGGTGCCCTGTTCTACACCAGAATGATTGCCATTCCGTGGTTAGGTGGCGCCTCCAACAACCTGATGACCAATGAGGTATTGTGGCCAACTTTTGAAGCCGTATGGCCGTTGTTAACGACCCCTGACGGCACCACCACCGAAGCAATGGGTTGGCAAGGGCTACCGTTATACAACACCATTATTTTGGTGATCTCGTCGGTAACGCTACACATTGCTCACACTGGACTCGAGCAGGAAAAACGCAAACAGCTTACCGCTTGGTTAGGCCTGACTATCTTGCTCGGCATTGGCTTCTTAACGTTGCAAGTGGAGGAGTATATCCATGCTTATCGTGAGATGGGCTTGATGCTGAACTCCGGGGTGTACGGCAATACGTTCTTTTTGCTCACCGGGTTCCACGGGCTGCACGTTACGTTAGGTACCGTTATGTTGATTGTGATGTTCTTCCGAGTGCTCAAGGGCCACTTTACTCCGCAGAATCACTTCGCGTTCCAAGCGTCTAGTTGGTATTGGCATTTTGTCGATGTGGTGTGGTTGTGTCTGTTTGTTTTTGTTTATGTGTTATAG
- a CDS encoding DUF2909 domain-containing protein, with product MVTIIKTALVLILLYILVNLALAGVAMVRDKQSMTQYLGRRVGFSALVLVIIILSMAMGWLPMNPRPY from the coding sequence ATGGTCACCATCATAAAAACAGCGTTAGTGCTCATTTTGTTGTACATCCTCGTCAACTTAGCGCTGGCCGGTGTGGCGATGGTGCGCGACAAACAGTCAATGACTCAATATCTTGGACGTCGGGTCGGGTTTTCCGCCTTGGTACTGGTCATCATTATCCTTTCCATGGCAATGGGCTGGTTACCGATGAACCCTCGCCCTTATTGA
- a CDS encoding SURF1 family protein: MKNVLWVMVTVAVLALLVKLGWWQLQRASEKQQLQLQYQQRANETIQWPLPPQQDWRGYRLETAGKWLSERSLLLDNQVFQGRVGYRWLVPLQMSPTEPWLLVDLGFVVAPTQRDELPTLPPLPNASVVVGRLLQPQPNRMSDQLWPEVGVATRVQALNWQQLEAHFQHSVVAGLLWLEQPQQLGFVRPWQPINMAPEKHQAYAAQWFGLALAWLITVALLWRKTANGKEGMANASLIGE, encoded by the coding sequence ATGAAAAACGTGCTGTGGGTGATGGTTACTGTGGCGGTGCTGGCACTGTTGGTCAAGTTAGGCTGGTGGCAGTTACAGCGAGCGAGCGAGAAGCAGCAACTGCAGCTGCAATATCAACAGCGGGCGAATGAGACCATTCAATGGCCATTGCCACCACAGCAAGATTGGCGTGGTTACCGGTTGGAGACTGCGGGGAAATGGTTGTCTGAACGTAGTTTATTGCTCGATAACCAAGTGTTTCAAGGGCGGGTGGGTTATCGCTGGTTAGTACCATTGCAAATGAGCCCAACAGAGCCGTGGTTGCTGGTCGATTTAGGTTTTGTTGTAGCGCCAACACAGCGAGATGAGTTACCGACGTTGCCGCCACTGCCCAATGCGAGTGTCGTGGTTGGGCGGTTGTTACAGCCTCAGCCAAATCGCATGTCTGATCAATTGTGGCCAGAAGTAGGCGTTGCTACACGCGTGCAAGCGCTGAATTGGCAGCAACTTGAAGCCCATTTCCAACACTCCGTTGTTGCCGGTTTATTGTGGTTAGAGCAACCACAGCAGTTAGGCTTTGTCAGGCCGTGGCAGCCAATCAATATGGCTCCTGAGAAGCATCAAGCTTACGCGGCACAGTGGTTTGGCCTAGCGTTAGCGTGGTTGATTACGGTTGCGCTGTTATGGCGCAAAACCGCGAATGGTAAAGAGGGGATGGCAAACGCTTCGCTTATTGGGGAATAA
- a CDS encoding COX15/CtaA family protein, with protein MKKLTLFSMCLALVVILLGAFTRLTDAGLGCPDWPGCYGFLSVPTAEQVATAEVRFPQRPVDAAKAWAEMIHRYIAASLGLFIVAIAALHWRSGGGSKLPYALVGLVLFQGALGMWTVTLNLMPIIVMGHLLGGFSIVALLWVWWLRQHQLTSPKPRLPLQGIAAIALLVLVGQIALGGWTSANYASLACTQLPICEGDWISKLQPSEAFTPLQPPAKSYEFGVLDHPARMTIHISHRLWAGITTLVLLFLWWRLRQHHAHREATAVGLILALQLALGISNVVAGLPLLVAVAHNGVAALLLLAVVACNVRAWQGETAHG; from the coding sequence ATGAAAAAACTCACCCTATTTTCCATGTGCCTGGCGCTCGTGGTTATCTTGCTGGGGGCGTTTACGCGGTTGACTGATGCGGGCTTAGGCTGCCCTGACTGGCCTGGTTGCTACGGTTTTTTGAGTGTACCAACCGCAGAGCAGGTAGCTACTGCGGAAGTTCGTTTTCCACAGCGACCAGTTGATGCCGCTAAAGCGTGGGCAGAGATGATACACCGCTATATCGCCGCGAGTTTAGGACTGTTTATTGTGGCGATAGCGGCGCTGCACTGGCGCAGTGGTGGCGGTAGTAAGTTGCCTTATGCGCTGGTGGGGTTAGTGCTGTTCCAAGGGGCGTTGGGGATGTGGACGGTGACGCTAAATCTTATGCCAATTATTGTAATGGGCCATCTGCTTGGTGGTTTCAGTATCGTCGCGCTGCTGTGGGTATGGTGGTTGCGACAGCATCAACTTACTTCTCCTAAACCAAGACTGCCATTGCAAGGCATCGCCGCTATCGCGCTGCTGGTGTTGGTCGGGCAGATCGCATTAGGTGGCTGGACCTCGGCTAATTATGCTTCGTTAGCCTGTACCCAATTGCCAATCTGTGAGGGCGATTGGATTAGTAAACTGCAGCCGAGCGAAGCTTTTACTCCACTGCAACCACCGGCCAAAAGTTATGAATTTGGGGTTCTGGATCATCCCGCCCGTATGACTATCCACATCAGCCATCGTCTTTGGGCGGGGATAACCACCTTGGTTTTATTGTTTCTTTGGTGGCGGTTGCGACAACACCATGCCCATCGAGAAGCCACTGCTGTCGGATTGATACTGGCACTGCAATTGGCATTAGGGATCAGCAATGTGGTTGCTGGCTTACCGCTACTGGTAGCAGTGGCACATAACGGCGTAGCTGCACTGTTGTTGTTGGCGGTTGTCGCCTGCAACGTTCGAGCATGGCAAGGAGAGACTGCACATGGATAA
- the cyoE gene encoding heme o synthase yields MDKVLSITATALPWRDYLEMTKPKVVALMLLTALVGMCLSTPGLLPLQPLLAGLVGIGMMAGAAAAINHLVDRRIDNLMARTHNRPLPKGRVSAKQALTFAVVLGGFGFVLLYGLVNPLTAWLTFASLVGYAVIYTGFLKRATPQNIVIGGLAGAMPPLLGWTAITGDFHGYGMLLVIIIFAWTPPHFWALAIARKEDYAKVGLPMLPVTHGVDYTKTQILLYSFLFALSCLLPVIVGMSGAVYLIGSTGLSMWFVYRAWQLKFQPEQYPPMKLFLLSIWQLMALFLLLLVDHYLGLLS; encoded by the coding sequence ATGGATAAAGTACTATCGATAACTGCTACTGCATTGCCTTGGCGCGATTACTTGGAGATGACCAAACCCAAAGTGGTGGCATTAATGCTACTGACCGCTTTGGTCGGCATGTGTTTGTCGACACCAGGACTGCTGCCATTACAACCACTGTTGGCGGGTTTAGTTGGCATTGGCATGATGGCTGGTGCTGCTGCTGCAATTAACCATCTAGTCGATCGTCGTATTGATAACCTTATGGCTCGTACCCATAACCGACCGCTACCCAAAGGGCGGGTCAGTGCCAAACAAGCATTGACGTTTGCGGTTGTACTTGGGGGTTTTGGTTTCGTATTGCTGTATGGGCTGGTTAACCCGTTAACGGCGTGGCTGACCTTCGCTTCACTGGTGGGTTACGCAGTGATTTATACCGGCTTTCTCAAACGTGCCACGCCTCAGAATATCGTGATTGGCGGCTTGGCAGGGGCGATGCCGCCGTTATTAGGTTGGACGGCTATCACTGGAGACTTCCATGGTTATGGCATGCTACTGGTGATCATAATCTTTGCATGGACCCCCCCTCATTTCTGGGCTCTGGCGATTGCCCGCAAAGAGGATTACGCCAAAGTGGGGTTGCCGATGTTGCCTGTCACTCATGGTGTCGATTACACCAAAACTCAGATCCTGCTGTATAGTTTTCTCTTCGCATTATCGTGTTTATTGCCGGTGATAGTTGGTATGAGTGGTGCGGTATACCTAATCGGTTCTACCGGGTTAAGTATGTGGTTCGTCTATCGTGCCTGGCAGTTAAAATTTCAGCCAGAGCAATACCCACCGATGAAATTGTTCCTGCTGTCGATATGGCAGTTAATGGCTCTGTTTTTGCTGTTGCTGGTTGATCACTATTTAGGGTTGTTGTCATGA
- a CDS encoding SCO family protein: MNLRTLLVLLAAIGALIVGVWVSWQQSQQIQPRPQVSALWLQQPRSLAAVTLTDNNGQPFGQQQLAGKWTLMFVGYTSCPDVCPTTMSDLARLYPRVAQLDLQVVLLSVDPQRDQPSKLNSYVQFFNPNFKAVTGPHTELYPFTQSLGLVYALVDSPSGSDYLVDHSADIVLINPQGQLEAIFRPQGELGQVRTVSMQDLAQDLPNITAYVGG; encoded by the coding sequence ATGAACCTGAGGACGTTATTGGTACTACTTGCGGCGATTGGTGCACTGATTGTTGGGGTGTGGGTGTCGTGGCAGCAATCGCAGCAAATACAACCACGACCGCAGGTTTCAGCATTGTGGTTGCAGCAACCTCGATCATTAGCAGCGGTTACCTTGACCGATAATAATGGCCAACCCTTTGGACAACAGCAATTAGCGGGGAAATGGACCCTAATGTTTGTTGGGTATACCTCTTGTCCCGATGTGTGCCCAACCACCATGTCCGATCTGGCTCGACTCTACCCTCGAGTAGCACAACTGGATCTACAAGTGGTGTTGTTGTCGGTCGATCCGCAACGGGATCAACCCAGTAAGCTAAATAGCTATGTGCAGTTTTTTAATCCCAACTTCAAAGCAGTAACTGGGCCACACACCGAGCTCTACCCATTCACCCAAAGCTTAGGCTTGGTTTATGCGCTAGTTGATAGTCCCTCGGGCAGTGACTACCTAGTCGATCACAGTGCTGATATCGTCTTGATTAACCCTCAAGGGCAGTTAGAAGCGATCTTTCGTCCTCAGGGAGAGCTAGGACAGGTCCGAACGGTATCGATGCAGGATTTGGCGCAGGATCTGCCCAACATAACCGCCTATGTAGGCGGTTGA
- a CDS encoding polysaccharide deacetylase family protein has protein sequence MKKICLALLCGALLQFSSLAQAVVILQYHHVSETTPETTSVTPAQFTEQMTYLADHGFTVVPLQLALNAIAEKRPLAEKSVVISFDDGYQNVADNAHPLLRQLGFPYTVFINVKAVEQQRRNVMSWQTLRQLANEGATIANHSFQHDHLIRLQVDEDLASWQVRVQQDIENSQNKIVEEIGHNVKVLAYPYGEFNPPLRELLTSMGYAGLGQHSGAAGPYSDITALPRYPVAGPYADINTLKVKMHSLNMPVLALDGAGSQLLNRAQPSLTVTLDSSDVRTQELMCYIQGQGAKVPTWLDDSTFTIQADMPLPVGRSRYNCTAPSKSKNGYYWFSQPWIQANSDGSWPAE, from the coding sequence ATGAAGAAAATATGTTTGGCTTTGCTTTGCGGTGCTTTACTGCAATTTAGCTCGTTAGCCCAAGCCGTAGTGATTCTACAGTATCATCACGTCAGTGAGACTACCCCAGAGACCACTTCTGTTACCCCGGCCCAATTTACCGAGCAGATGACCTACCTCGCCGATCATGGCTTTACCGTTGTACCGCTGCAGCTAGCGCTTAACGCCATTGCCGAAAAGCGGCCTTTGGCGGAAAAGTCGGTGGTTATCAGCTTCGATGATGGCTATCAAAACGTGGCCGACAATGCCCACCCATTGTTACGCCAGCTTGGTTTTCCCTATACCGTGTTTATTAACGTTAAGGCCGTTGAACAGCAGCGCCGCAACGTAATGAGCTGGCAAACGCTCCGCCAATTGGCAAACGAAGGAGCCACTATTGCCAACCATAGCTTCCAGCACGACCACTTAATTCGCCTCCAAGTTGATGAAGATCTGGCCAGCTGGCAGGTTCGAGTTCAGCAAGATATCGAAAACAGCCAAAACAAAATTGTCGAAGAGATCGGCCACAACGTGAAGGTGCTGGCTTACCCTTACGGTGAGTTTAACCCTCCATTGCGTGAGCTACTTACATCAATGGGGTACGCAGGTTTAGGCCAACACAGTGGCGCTGCTGGCCCCTATTCCGATATCACCGCATTGCCGCGTTATCCAGTTGCCGGACCATATGCCGACATCAACACGCTTAAGGTAAAGATGCATAGCCTCAATATGCCAGTTCTCGCATTAGATGGTGCTGGTTCGCAGTTACTCAATCGCGCCCAACCTAGTTTGACGGTCACACTGGACAGCAGCGACGTGCGAACTCAAGAATTGATGTGCTATATCCAAGGGCAAGGAGCCAAGGTTCCAACTTGGTTAGACGACAGTACCTTTACCATTCAAGCCGACATGCCTCTGCCGGTAGGCCGCTCTCGCTACAACTGCACAGCTCCAAGCAAGAGTAAGAATGGTTATTACTGGTTCTCCCAACCGTGGATTCAGGCCAACAGCGATGGCAGTTGGCCAGCGGAGTAA
- the dinF gene encoding MATE family efflux transporter DinF, whose translation MTSLSVLRQWPAHKRTLALALPMIFSNVTTPLLGLVDTAVIGHLSEVYYLGGVAVGAMIITLLFWLLGFLRMATTGLVAQGYGKQDWPQQLAVLWQGLCCALTLATLLLLVQTPLLEMALWLIGGSVEVQHYALEYAQIRIWGAPAALMNLVLLGFLLGRQQAKAAMWLLVCANSFNIVLDLWLVIGFEWGVTGAAAATVIADYCALALALFLSWRQIPINYRHLALLNLNGIGKLIALNRDIFLRSLCLQLCIAFVTAQGARMGDSIVAANSVLMNFTLLIAYALDGFAYSAEAQVGQAIGADDKPEAQRVVSLCWVWSGVTAVAFSGVFLCAGDNLIGLLTDLPSVQSNAQQYLPWLVLYPLVSFTCFLFDGVYIGAAKGRAMRNSMLLSASGFFLFWWLTQSWHNHGLWFAFCGFAVLRSITLIVYFYRQSFWSVRLS comes from the coding sequence ATGACCTCCCTATCGGTGCTACGTCAATGGCCTGCACATAAGCGCACATTAGCGTTAGCACTACCAATGATCTTTTCAAACGTAACGACGCCGTTGTTGGGGCTGGTCGATACCGCCGTCATTGGTCACTTAAGTGAAGTGTATTATTTAGGGGGTGTTGCCGTTGGCGCGATGATTATAACCCTTTTATTCTGGTTATTAGGTTTTTTAAGAATGGCGACCACCGGTTTGGTCGCACAGGGTTATGGCAAACAGGATTGGCCGCAACAACTGGCGGTATTATGGCAAGGGTTGTGTTGCGCATTGACGCTGGCAACGCTGCTGTTATTGGTGCAAACGCCGTTGTTGGAGATGGCGCTGTGGTTGATTGGTGGCAGTGTCGAAGTACAGCACTATGCACTTGAGTATGCGCAGATCAGGATTTGGGGTGCGCCGGCCGCATTGATGAACTTAGTCCTGTTGGGGTTTCTGCTCGGACGACAACAAGCCAAGGCAGCGATGTGGCTACTTGTCTGCGCCAACAGTTTCAATATTGTGCTGGACCTATGGTTGGTTATTGGCTTTGAATGGGGTGTAACGGGTGCTGCCGCAGCAACGGTGATCGCCGATTATTGCGCGCTTGCACTGGCTTTGTTCCTTAGCTGGCGACAGATCCCAATCAACTATCGTCACCTAGCCTTGCTCAATCTCAACGGTATCGGCAAGTTGATTGCGCTGAACCGAGATATTTTTCTACGCTCCTTATGCCTGCAATTGTGCATCGCCTTTGTGACGGCCCAAGGAGCGCGCATGGGTGACAGCATCGTTGCTGCAAATTCGGTGTTGATGAACTTCACCCTACTGATTGCCTATGCACTCGATGGTTTCGCTTACTCTGCCGAGGCTCAAGTAGGGCAAGCCATAGGCGCAGATGATAAACCCGAGGCGCAGCGTGTGGTGTCCTTGTGTTGGGTATGGTCTGGGGTAACCGCTGTGGCGTTCAGTGGTGTGTTTCTATGTGCCGGAGATAACCTAATAGGCTTGTTAACCGATCTGCCATCAGTACAATCCAATGCACAACAGTATTTACCGTGGTTGGTACTCTATCCACTGGTCTCTTTTACCTGCTTTTTATTCGATGGTGTCTACATTGGGGCTGCCAAAGGACGGGCGATGCGCAACAGCATGTTGCTGTCAGCTTCGGGCTTTTTTCTATTCTGGTGGTTGACTCAAAGCTGGCACAATCACGGCTTATGGTTCGCCTTTTGCGGTTTTGCGGTTTTGCGTAGTATCACCTTAATAGTGTACTTTTACCGACAATCGTTCTGGTCAGTTCGGTTAAGTTAG
- a CDS encoding sensor domain-containing diguanylate cyclase: MTEINVDSTYGVIIVQDMNAVHVDENYAHIYGYDSPADLLNNIDSFLDLIAEDMHRLARENYNQIVAGNLVPRGHTFSNVDRNGREFTVFSVDHLIEWNGKPALQVTVIDMSAIVKSNQRIREKDLMYKRLITQSGQGVMVHRNFKPLMVNQAWVEIMHADSVEQVLALDSLIEIVPEAAREASLARYQDIISGKIVGQSNVVENHCFDGIKRFFNIYDNVIEWDNQPAVQVVLEDVTEKVRLEQIVKYRASHDELTDLYNRRAIYDWLDTQLNDHCGNDLQMTCMLLDIDDFKMVNDDYGHHSGDKVIQALADTIKKFINPIEGAVGRWGGEEFIVFISNMNAVEAGLIADNIRIEFAEIVHQYEPRQFSATVSIGISVLQDCNGLDKTENLIKAADSCLYLAKANGKNRVCTNG; encoded by the coding sequence ATGACTGAGATTAATGTTGATTCGACGTACGGTGTCATCATCGTCCAAGACATGAATGCAGTGCACGTCGACGAAAATTATGCCCACATCTATGGCTACGACTCCCCCGCTGATTTGTTGAATAATATCGACTCCTTTTTGGATTTGATTGCGGAAGATATGCACCGCCTCGCTCGCGAAAATTACAATCAGATTGTTGCCGGCAATTTGGTGCCGCGGGGCCATACCTTTAGTAATGTCGATCGAAATGGTCGTGAATTCACCGTTTTCTCCGTCGACCACCTGATTGAATGGAACGGTAAACCGGCGCTACAAGTCACCGTTATCGACATGTCGGCGATTGTTAAGTCAAACCAGCGCATTCGCGAAAAAGATCTCATGTATAAACGGTTGATTACCCAGTCTGGTCAAGGCGTTATGGTGCATCGCAACTTTAAGCCATTGATGGTCAACCAAGCCTGGGTAGAGATTATGCACGCGGACTCAGTGGAACAAGTGTTAGCTCTGGACTCACTGATTGAGATCGTTCCTGAAGCTGCTCGGGAAGCGTCGCTTGCTCGGTACCAAGACATTATTAGCGGTAAGATCGTGGGTCAAAGTAATGTGGTTGAAAATCACTGCTTTGATGGCATAAAACGTTTTTTTAATATCTACGACAATGTCATCGAGTGGGACAATCAACCGGCAGTGCAAGTGGTGCTTGAAGACGTTACCGAAAAGGTGCGGCTCGAACAGATCGTTAAGTACCGTGCCTCCCACGATGAATTGACCGATCTATACAACCGTAGAGCCATATATGATTGGCTTGATACTCAGCTAAACGACCACTGTGGTAACGATCTGCAGATGACGTGCATGTTACTCGATATCGATGACTTTAAGATGGTTAATGATGATTACGGCCACCACAGCGGTGACAAGGTGATTCAAGCATTAGCGGACACCATCAAGAAGTTCATTAACCCTATTGAAGGTGCCGTTGGGCGTTGGGGGGGAGAGGAGTTTATTGTCTTTATCTCTAATATGAACGCAGTTGAAGCGGGATTGATCGCTGACAATATTCGCATTGAGTTTGCTGAGATTGTTCACCAATATGAGCCACGTCAATTTAGCGCAACGGTTAGCATTGGGATTAGCGTGCTACAGGACTGTAACGGGCTCGATAAAACCGAAAACTTAATCAAAGCGGCTGATAGCTGTCTGTATTTGGCCAAAGCCAATGGTAAAAACCGCGTCTGTACTAACGGTTGA
- the nfuA gene encoding Fe-S biogenesis protein NfuA, with product MINITEAAQAHFVKLLEQQPEGTHIRVFVINPGTPQAECGVSYCPPDSVEADDTELEFSGFNAMIDSKSAPFLDDANIDFVTDQLGSQLTLKAPNAKMRKVEDDAPLKERVEYKIQSEVNPQLAGHGGFITLMELTEDGIAVIQFGGGCNGCSMVDVTLKDGIEKQLLEAFAGELTAVKDITEHQAGEHSYF from the coding sequence ATGATCAACATTACCGAAGCCGCTCAGGCACACTTCGTAAAATTGCTTGAGCAGCAGCCAGAAGGCACCCACATTCGTGTGTTTGTTATCAACCCGGGTACCCCCCAAGCAGAATGTGGTGTGTCTTACTGTCCACCAGATTCGGTTGAAGCAGATGACACTGAGTTAGAGTTCAGCGGCTTCAACGCCATGATCGATAGCAAAAGTGCGCCATTCTTAGATGACGCTAACATCGACTTCGTTACCGATCAGCTTGGTAGCCAACTCACGCTAAAGGCGCCTAATGCCAAAATGCGTAAGGTTGAAGACGATGCCCCGTTGAAAGAACGCGTTGAATACAAGATCCAATCTGAAGTAAACCCTCAGTTAGCGGGCCACGGTGGTTTTATTACCCTGATGGAACTAACTGAAGATGGCATTGCGGTAATTCAGTTTGGTGGCGGCTGTAACGGTTGTTCGATGGTCGATGTAACTCTCAAAGATGGCATCGAGAAGCAGTTGCTTGAAGCCTTTGCTGGCGAGTTAACCGCGGTTAAGGACATCACTGAGCACCAAGCGGGCGAGCACTCTTACTTCTAA
- a CDS encoding ComF family protein: protein MAIYSSIWQTLLGSLPNRCLLCQQHVTHGRALCSVCLADAKPEGLCLRCTKPLPPYSQVTRCGACLSKRHWRPLHVAFPYNNDVGKLVAQMKMKQQWSLLEPLCNALIERLDTTTLPSALVPIPMHRQRLRQQGCNHALLIADELGRQLNIPVKPELITKSKPSLSQHQLGGTQRRSNLKHSFSCPKHLPQTNIALVDDIITTGTTLAVAATALQQHSHQVSQYWALASAMHRKERLCRS from the coding sequence ATGGCAATATATTCATCTATTTGGCAAACATTGCTCGGCAGTTTACCTAACCGCTGTCTTCTCTGTCAGCAACACGTCACCCACGGGCGAGCGTTGTGCTCTGTGTGTTTGGCCGACGCCAAGCCCGAAGGGCTATGTTTACGCTGCACCAAACCGTTGCCGCCATATAGCCAGGTTACGCGTTGCGGCGCTTGTCTATCCAAACGTCATTGGCGCCCGCTGCATGTGGCTTTTCCCTACAACAACGATGTCGGTAAATTAGTGGCGCAAATGAAGATGAAGCAACAATGGAGTCTATTGGAGCCATTGTGTAACGCTCTGATTGAACGGTTGGACACAACCACCTTGCCCTCAGCACTGGTGCCAATACCAATGCATCGCCAACGCCTTCGTCAACAAGGCTGTAACCATGCGTTGTTGATTGCTGATGAACTGGGTCGGCAGTTAAACATACCGGTAAAACCTGAGCTAATTACTAAGTCCAAGCCAAGCTTAAGTCAGCATCAGTTAGGTGGCACTCAACGTCGTAGTAATCTTAAGCACAGCTTCAGCTGTCCTAAGCATCTGCCTCAAACTAATATCGCCTTGGTGGACGATATCATTACCACTGGCACTACCTTGGCTGTCGCTGCAACCGCGCTACAGCAACATAGTCATCAAGTTAGTCAATACTGGGCCTTAGCCAGTGCCATGCACCGTAAAGAAAGGCTGTGTCGTAGTTAG
- the bioH gene encoding pimeloyl-ACP methyl ester esterase BioH, producing the protein MSSTLPSATENIHWCGNGPAIVLLHGWGMNGAVFGHMVPQLVAAGFSVGVAQLPGFGGTSALEPSGDIEAIAVHLWQQIPPQCHLLGWSLGGLVAMKMATQQPQRALSLCTIASSPCFQAQASWPGIEPQVLQRFSEQLLLNVEKTISGFFSLQGMGSSSAREDIRQLKQAVMQLPAAQPSALAGGLTMLAQVDLRQSLPQLPWLRIYGNNDALVPRASIGLVAELAPASRQIIVDKAGHAPFISHLDSVCSEIVRFLRG; encoded by the coding sequence ATGAGTTCGACATTACCGAGTGCAACCGAGAATATCCACTGGTGCGGCAATGGCCCAGCCATCGTGTTATTGCATGGCTGGGGTATGAATGGGGCCGTTTTCGGTCATATGGTGCCGCAGCTGGTTGCTGCAGGATTTAGTGTTGGTGTCGCGCAGCTGCCAGGTTTTGGTGGTACCAGTGCGCTCGAGCCCAGTGGTGATATCGAGGCCATAGCTGTGCATTTATGGCAGCAAATACCACCACAATGTCATTTGCTTGGTTGGTCCTTAGGCGGCTTGGTGGCAATGAAAATGGCGACACAACAACCACAACGAGCATTGTCGCTTTGTACTATCGCCAGTTCGCCGTGCTTTCAGGCACAAGCAAGCTGGCCAGGAATAGAGCCTCAGGTGTTACAGCGTTTTTCTGAGCAACTGTTGCTGAATGTAGAGAAGACCATTAGCGGTTTTTTTTCATTGCAGGGTATGGGTTCAAGCAGTGCCAGAGAGGATATACGTCAATTGAAGCAGGCGGTGATGCAGCTGCCAGCGGCACAACCTAGCGCGCTTGCGGGTGGGTTAACGATGTTAGCGCAGGTTGATTTGCGCCAGTCGTTGCCTCAGCTGCCGTGGTTACGGATCTATGGCAATAATGATGCTTTAGTACCCCGAGCCAGCATTGGCTTAGTGGCTGAGCTGGCACCAGCTTCTCGTCAAATAATTGTCGATAAGGCCGGGCACGCGCCGTTTATCTCTCATTTAGACTCAGTTTGCTCAGAAATAGTCCGATTTTTGCGGGGGTAG